TGCAGCAGCGGCAGGAAAGAAGATTGCAGCAGTTAGAGGAGGAGATGGCCGCCCTAAAGCCGAAGACCAGAGAGACTGAGGGACCAAGGATAAATCAGCCCCTTAGCCCAAAGATCATGGCGGCCATACCACCGGAGCGTCTCCGTATCCCAGCCATTAAGCCTTACGCAGGGACCTCTGACCCGATGGATCACCTTGATCTCTTTACCTCACATATGATGGTACAGGACGCctcagacgcgatgtggtgtaggGTTTTCTTGGCCACCTTGGAGGGGCATGCACGAGCTTGGTATTCAAATCTGGCTCATCATTCCATCGTAAGTTTTGCGCAACTCCGAGGCAGCTTTCTAGCGCATTTTGCACCTCTCCGAAGACACCAAAGGTCCACCATGGCCTTGGTAAGTATGAAGTAGAACCAATGAGAGCCCTTGAAGGATTTCGTTTCATGATTTAATATGGAAGCCTTGAGCATAGAGAACTTTGACCACAACGTAactatggtggcattccagaatGCCCTGAGGCCCGGCCCTTTCGCCCAATCATTAGCCAAAACGCCTCCGAGTACGTTCACGGACATATTGGGCCGGGCcacgaagtacataaatgcTGAGGAGGTCATACAGGCTAAGAGGGCGGAGCATGTggaaaagaaggataaaaagaagcatCCCGAGGAAATGAGGAGTGACGACCGAAGGGAAAAACATCGTCCTCGGTGGGATTCGGGGGGCTTCACTCCTCTGAATGCCCCGAGGGCAGAGATCCTTGCTACTATTGAGGGTAAAGACTACTTGAAAAAGCCTCGGCCGATGAAGGCACCATCTGACAAAAGGAACAGAAGTAAATATTGCCGATTTCATCGAGATCATGGTCATGACACTGAGGAATGTCAccaattaaaggaggagattcAGGAACTTATCAATCGGGGTTTCTTGAGGACCTACGTGGCTAAAACAGGTGATTCTCGGGAGAGAAAGGATCGACGGTCGCGATCGAGAAGCCCCCCCAAGAGGGACCGCACGGAGGATCGAAATCGGGCTCAGCGGGAGAGATCACATCGAGGGGAAGAtgatcatcctcagcctccGATATTCCATACGCTCGCAGCAGGGGAGGTCCCAGTCATGAGGGATGAAAAGAGTAGTGCTGTCCAGCTGAAAAGATCGAGGAGTgtggatccaatctcttttttAGATAGCGACCTCCCGGGATACCCGACTCGAAATGACCCACTGGTGATAACAGCTGAACTCGGGAAGTGGGAACTTCGGCGGATCCTCGTGGATCCAGGAAGCTCTTTAGAAATCTTGTATTGGTaagccttcttaggcatggggtaTGAAATGACACAGTTGAGGGCAACGAGGGtccctttggtgggatttgatggtgaaGCCGTATACTCAGAAGGGATCATTCAGCTCCCACTGACGGTAGGGAGAGGTTCCCGAACTTCTCGAGTTATGCTAGACATCCTGGTAGCAGACGTGCCTTCGGCTTACAACATGATTCTAGGAAGATCTGGTCTCAATGCCCTTCGAGCCATCCCAagcacatatcatatgatgatgaagtttcccacagatagggggacgggcgaagtgcggggagatttgcgcttagcccgtgaatgttacatggcctctATAGGCATTGCGAAGGGTAAAGAAGCAGGGTCGCAAAAGGACGCTGACCCCCCGAAGGAGGTCAGTTTTTTACTAGAAGGACCCGAAGATCCCAAAATAGCAGAGCCAGTggatgaattggaagaagtacCTCTGGAAGAAGATTTCCCAAGCCGATGCGTAAGAGTGAGTATGGATTTAAAGGACCCGCTAAGGAGTCGAATAATATCACTCCTTAGACAGTATGCGGATATCTTCGCATGGACAGCCCGGGACATGCCAGGAGTAAATCCAGAGGTAATGACACACAGACTGGGGTCCGACCAGGTTTTCAGCCTGTCAGGTAGAAGAAGCAAAGCTTCTCCCCAGATAGAGCTCGGGCACTCGAGGAGGAGATTGCAAAGTTAGCAGAAGCGCGCCACATTCGGGAGGTGGATTATCCAAATTGGTTAGCAAATGTCGTGCTGGTTCCCAAAGGGCAGAGCAAGTGGAGACTTTGTATCGATTTCACCGATCTTAATAAAGCCTGCCCAAAGGATAGTTATCCACTCCCGAGGATTGACGCCCTAATTGATGGAACTGCTGGATGTTCGCTCATGAGTTTCttagatgcttttcagggatatcacCAAATTCCATTGCACCCGGAGGACCAGGAGAAGACGGCATTTATCACCAACAAGGCAACCTACTGCTACACCGTAATGCCTTTCGGTTTAAAGAACGCAGGAGCCACTTACCAACGCTtggtaaataagctttttcaccaaCAGCTCGAGAGAAATATGGAGGCATACGTCGACGACATACTGGTAAAAAACCTGGTAGCCGAATGTCATCCGGAGGATCTGGAGGagtgcttcaaaacccttcgtaagttccatatgaaacttaatcctgtcaaatgtgctttcgtcgtttctgcaggaaagttcCTGGGCTACATAGTACACCACCGAGGGATTGAGGTAAACCCTGCGAAGGTCAAAGCTATCATGGATATGCCGGCCCCGAGGAATGTGAAAGAGGTACAGAGCCTTATGGGCAGGATGACAGCCCTTGGCAGATTCCTTTCTCGTTTGGCAGAAAAaggccttcctttctacaagGTCTTATTGAAGGCAAACAACTTCGAATGGAATTCTGAATGCCAGCGAGCTTTCGAAAAGCTGAAGGAGCACCTAGCCACGCCCCCGGTTCTTACCAAGCCGAAGCCTGGAGAaccattatacatatatctggCAGTGGCCAATGAGGCCGTAAGCTCGGTATTGATacgagaagaaaataagatccAGAGGCCTATTTATTATGCGAGTAAACGATTGTCGGGAGCCGAGGTTTGGTATCTTCCTATGGAAAAACTGGCTTTCGCCTTAATAATATCGACGAGGAAACTCCGACCTtactttcaagctcatacgattatAGTGCTTACTAATCAACCTTTGAAGCAGGTTCTTAGCAAACCAGAGCTTTCAGGACGGATGTTGAAGTGGGCAGTGGAGCTCACCGCCTTCGACATTGAGTATAGGCCGCGACCGGCTATTAAGGCGCAGTCGttagcagacttcattgccgaagGGATAGGAGCTCCTGAAGGCCCCAAAGAAAATCAGAGACCATGGTTGGTGGCGGTAGACGGAAGCTCGACCTCGGGCGGTGGTGGAgcaggattaatgataaaaagtcccgaagggcaaatatggccttatgctttacattttgaattctGAGCGTCTAACAATgaagcagaatatgaggccttaTTGGCTGGGCTGAGATTGGCTGAGTAATTGGGAGCTCAAAACGTCGAggtgagttcagattctaacTTAGTAGTGCAGCAggtgaatggagaatatgaagcccGAGAAAGTCACATGGCGCGATACTTGACCATAGTCAAAGAGCTAATGGCACGTTTCCAACACGTAAAGGTGGAGTACGTCCCTCGGGCTATGAATACAGAGGCGGACTTGCTGTCCCGAAtcgcttcttcctctttccctacGAGCTCTCGGGAGATTCGGATCGAATCTCTTCcacaaaagagtatcgaagaagTCGCGGACCAGTTATGTGTCAATGACGAGCCTAGCTGGATGGACCCCCTGTTGTTATATTTGAGAGAAGAGAGACTCCCCGAAGACAACTCGGAGGCACGGGAGGTCAAACGAAAAGCCCAAAATTTCGTGTTAGTTAGTGGGGAACTATACAGAAGGTCTTTTTCACAACCGCTACTCAAATGTATCCGACCTCGCGAAGCAGATTATATCCTACGGGAGATTCATGAAGGAATATGTGGAAACCACATTGGGGCTCGGGCTCTTAGTCAAAAGGCTCTGCGgcaggggtattattggccaacgatgGTACGAGATTCCGAGCAGCTAGTCAGGACTTGCGATCGATGCCAGAAAACGTCTAATTTGGTCCATGTGCCGGCAGTCGCACTGGCTCATCTCGCTACACCATGCCCCTTCGCTCAATGGGGTATAGACATCCTGGGGCCTTTTCCCCCAGCAGCTGGACAAGTCAAATATATCATGGCTGCTATCGATTATTTCACAAAGTGGGTCGAAGCTGAAGGAGTGGCCTCTATTACTTCCCGGCGGGTGAAAcaatttctatggaagaatgtAGTCTGTCGTTTCGGAGTTCCTCGGGTGCTGATCTCAGACAATGACACTCAATTTTCTGATCGGTCTGTTCGggaatggtgccaggagttgGGAATCAGGCAACAATTCACCTCTGTAGCTCATCCACAGGCTAATGGCCAAATTGAGCTCGCCAACAGGACTCTGTTGCGCGGTTTAAAAGCAAGAGTAGATAAGGTGAAGGGTAGCTGGGTGGAAGAACTATCGAGCATCATGTGGTCTTACC
This window of the Diospyros lotus cultivar Yz01 chromosome 5, ASM1463336v1, whole genome shotgun sequence genome carries:
- the LOC127802169 gene encoding uncharacterized protein LOC127802169 — its product is MATRRQPSRAVGGNPVPEPSQQNPPRSPPGRARSPEGPPPPPDRIALLEGQVQRLKELLMGFLDRQHQQAQHSRAEEKHEPPREEESYRRDENPQRPGQDDGHGEAAESLDLSFLQQRQERRLQQLEEEMAALKPKTRETEGPRINQPLSPKIMAAIPPERLRIPAIKPYAGTSDPMDHLDLFTSHMMVQDASDAMWCRVFLATLEGHARAWYSNLAHHSIVSFAQLRGSFLAHFAPLRRHQRSTMALNALRPGPFAQSLAKTPPSTFTDILGRATKYINAEEVIQAKRAEHVEKKDKKKHPEEMRSDDRREKHRPRWDSGGFTPLNAPRAEILATIEGKDYLKKPRPMKAPSDKRNRSKYCRFHRDHGHDTEECHQLKEEIQELINRGFLRTYVAKTGDSRERKDRRSRSRSPPKRDRTEDRNRAQRERSHRGEDDHPQPPIFHTLAAGEVPVMRDEKSSAVQLKRSRSVDPISFLDSDLPGYPTRNDPLVITAELGKWELRRILVDPGSSLEILYW